The proteins below come from a single Zea mays cultivar B73 chromosome 8, Zm-B73-REFERENCE-NAM-5.0, whole genome shotgun sequence genomic window:
- the LOC103635484 gene encoding kinesin-like protein KIN-13A produces MARWLQSAGLQHLATSSAAGAGGADYRGGMPGFGGAGAGSMLSSLLMQGYGPESIEEKQRLYTLLRGLNFSGESVPTSISEPYTPTAQSFGGGNPVEGFYSPELRGDLGAGLLDLHAMDDTGLLSEDVASEPFEPSPFMPKDIDDDDEDVIAGSQQASVDNYGVVTSEKETTARENNVAKIKVVVRKRPLNRKELSRKEEDIITVEDSSFLTVYEPKLKVDLTAYVEKHEFCFDAVLDEHVSNDEVYRETVEPIIPIIFQRTKATCFAYGQTGSGKTYTMQPLPLRAAQDMVRLLHQPVYRNQNFKLWLSYFEIYGGKLFDLLSDRRQLLMREDGKKQVCIVGLQEFEVSDVQIVKEYIERGNAARSTGSTGANEESSRSHAILQLAVKKHIIVKDTRRQRDRDANEAKNTKAVGKISFIDLAGSERGADTTDNDRQTRIEGAEINKSLLALKECIRALDNDQIHIPFRGSKLTEVLRDSFVGNSRTVMISCISPNAGSCEHTLNTLRYADRVKSLSKGGNTRKEQSTGPTTTSSRDSLSALSYSLPAEAEEIPNQVQEKRPVDTYRKGTENFISNPSVESDRNSFSTIPNYSNRGREENGAASGNDRESYDLKSSQPAYTSKPQLVQNSANTQEEEKVTKVSPPRRKAYREDKSDRQSNYMKKDNGPETSRVGYKMQQAKQLQQQQRPASASASSRQSEKESSCDDVEIDAILEEEEALIAVHRKEIENTMEIVREEMNLLAEVDQPGSLIDNYVTQLSFLLSRKAAGLVSLQSHLARFQHRLKEQEILSRKKPSR; encoded by the exons ATGGCGCGCTGGCTGCAGTCCGCGGGGCTTCAGCACCTCGCAACGTCCTCCGCCGCCGGCGCTGGCGGCGCGGACTACCGTGGTGGGATGCCTGGGTTTGGGGGCGCTGGCGCCGGAAGCATGCTGTCGAGCCTGCTCATGCAG GGCTATGGGCCAGAATCAATTGAAGAAAAGCAGAGGCTTTATACGCTTCTGAGAGGTCTAAATTTTAGCGGAGAGTCTGTACCCACATCAATCTCTGAGCCTTACACACCAACAGCTCAGAGCTTTGGTGGTGGGAACCCTGTAGAGGGGTTTTATTCGCCTGAACTTAGAGGGGATCTTGGTGCTGGACTTCTAGACCTTCATGCTATGGATGATACTGGGCTTCTGTCTGAG GATGTAGCATCGGAACCATTTGAGCCATCACCTTTTATGCCGAAGgatattgatgatgatgatgaggatgtgATAGCAGGGAGTCAGCAAGCCTCAGTAGATAATTATGGTGTGGTGACCAGTGAAAAAGAGACCACTGCTAGAGAAAATAATGTAGCAAAGATTAAAGTAGTG GTAAGGAAAAGACCTTTGAACAGAAAGGAGCTATCTCGAAAGGAAGAAGACATCATAACTGTGGAGGATTCATCATTTTTGACAGTTTATGAGCCTAAGCTGAAG GTGGATCTGACAGCCTATGTGGAGAAGCATGAATTTTGTTTTGATGCTGTTTTGGACGAACATGTTTCCAATGATGAG GTTTACCGTGAAACAGTTGAGCCCATAATTCCAATTATATTTCAGAGAACGAAAGCAACATGTTTTGCTTATGGCCAAACAG GTAGTGGCAAGACGTACACAATGCAACCTTTGCCTCTGAGAGCTGCACAAGACATGGTTCGTCTATTGCACCAACCTGTCTATCGGAATCAGAATTTTAAGTTGTGGCTTAGCTATTTTGAAATATATGGTGGGAAACTATTTGATCTTCTATCTGACAGAAG GCAACTACTGATGAGGGAAGATGGCAAGAAACAAGTTTGCATTGTTGGTCTACAGGAATTTGAGGTGTCTGATGTACAGATCGTAAAGGAATATATTGAAAGAGGAAATGCAGCTAGAAGCACAGGGTCAACAGgggccaatgaggaatcatcaagGTCACATGCTATTCTACAACTGGCTGTGAAGAAGCATATCATTGTAAAAGATACCAGGAGACAGAGAGATCGTGATGCTAATGAAGCTAAAAATACAAAGGCTGTGGGGAAAATATCATTTATTGACCTTGCTGGAAGTGAGCGTGGTGCTGATACTACCGATAATGATAGACAAACAAG GATTGAGGGAGCAGAGATAAATAAAAGTCTGTTAGCTCTCAAGGAATGCATTCGAGCACTTGATAATGATCAGATACACATTCCTTTCAGAGGAAGCAAGCTTACTGAGGTCCTTCGTGACTCATTTGTTGGTAACTCTAGGACAGTGATGATTTCTTGCATTTCTCCAAACGCAGGTTCATGTGAACACACACTAAATACATTGAGATACGCTGATAG GGTCAAAAGTCTTTCCAAGGGCGGAAATACAAGAAAAGAGCAGTCCACAGGACCAACTACCACTTCTAGCCGGGATTCTTTGTCAGCTTTATCATATTCATTGCCTGCTGAAGCTGAAGAAATTCCTAATCAAGTTCAAGAGAAGAGACCAGTCGATACTTATAGGAAGGGCACTGAAAATTTTATCTCCAACCCTTCTGTGGAGTCTGACCGAAATTCCTTTAGTACGATTCCAAATTATTCCAATAGAGGGAGAGAAGAAAATGGTGCAGCATCTGGTAATGACAGGGAGAGCTATGATTTGAAGTCCAGCCAACCTGCTTACACTAGTAAGCCACAGTTGGTTcagaattcagcaaacacacaggAGGAGGAGAAAGTCACAAAAGTCTCACCTCCTCGGAGAAAGGCTTATAGAGAAGACAAATCTGATAGGCAGAGCAACTATATGAAAAAGGATAATGGTCCTGAGACAAGTCGGGTTGGGTATAAGATGCAGCAGGCAAAGCAGCTGCAACAGCAACAAAGACCAGCATCTGCTTCAGCCTCATCAAGGCAATCTGAAAAGGAAAGTTCTTGTGATGATGTAgaaattgatgcaattcttgag GAAGAGGAGGCCCTCATTGCAGTTCACAGGAAGGAGATCGAGAATACTATGGAGATTGTGCGGGAA GAGATGAACCTTTTGGCAGAGGTTGATCAACCAGGCAGCCTGATTGACAACTACGTGACACAACTGAGCTTTCTGCTGTCACGCAAGGCTGCAGGTTTGGTAAGCCTCCAATCACACTTGGCACGGTTTCAGCACCGCCTCAAAGAGCAAGAGATCCTTAGCCGCAAGAAACCTTCCAGATAG